The following are from one region of the Ochotona princeps isolate mOchPri1 chromosome 4, mOchPri1.hap1, whole genome shotgun sequence genome:
- the GAL gene encoding galanin peptides, which produces MARAGALLLACLLLAAALPTTRALPLPAKEKRGWTLNSAGYLLGPHAIDNHRSFNDKHGLAGKRELPLEQPLKPGAADTSLPEAAVRSLIDFLLFLRLKEAGALDSLADLPVAGSSEDAGWS; this is translated from the exons ATGGCCCGGGCCGGCGCCCTCCTGCTCGCCTGCCTGCTCCTCGCTGCCGCGCTGCCGACCACGCGGGCGCTGCCGCTGCCG GCCAAGGAGAAGCGAGGCTGGACTCTGAACAGCGCCGGCTACCTGCTGGGCCCAC ACGCCATTGACAACCACAGGTCCTTTAACGACAAGCATGGCCTGGCCGGCAAGCGGGAACTCCCACTAGAGCAGCCCCTGAAGCCAG GGGCTGCCGACACGTCGCTGCCCGAGGCCGCGGTGCGCTCACTCATTGACTTCCTCTTGTTTCTGCGCCTCAAAG AGGCCGGCGCCCTGGACAGCCTGGCCGACCTCCCCGTGGCAGGATCGTCAGAGGACGCCGGGTGGTCCTGA